The following DNA comes from Nocardioides panzhihuensis.
TTCCGGTGCGCATTGGCAAGCAGCTCGACGTAGGTGTCGCCGTAGACCCAGAGCAGCGCGTCGTCGAGCCGCCGCACCGCTCCCGGCGGATAGCGGTAGTCCATCCGCGCCATGAGGGTCTCCTCGTCGACCGAGCGCAACGCCTCGCCCAGCTCGGTCAGCGAGGCGATGCCGAGCTCGAGGATGACGCCGGAGATCCACCCGTAGTGGTCGGTTCGCGACCAGCCGGCGTCGGCGTACTGGCCCGCCAGGAACGCGGCCAGCTCGCGGGGGCTGATCCGCGGGTCGTCGTCGGGAGCCTCGGTCCTGGCGGCGGTCACGCCTTCGCGGAGCCGGTCCCTGATCGTGGAGAACTCACGGTCGGCGAGCTCGAGCAGACCGGCGGCGAGGGTGAACCGTCGGTCGAAGTCGGGCACGTGCTCGCTGGGGATGGTGCCCTTGTAGCGGATGTCGTGCTCGAACTCGGCCCACGCGTGCTGCAGCACGGTGCGGATCTGGATCTGCGCCTGGCGGCCACGCAACAGCTCGTACGCTGCCTGCCCCTCGCGCGCGGGGTCGAGACTGACCAGCAGGTGGCGGCTGGCGTAGCCGAACCGGCCCTCGCTCGCGGTCTCCTCGCCCATGTCACGGTCGTCGTGGACGACCACCTGGTCGTCGAGGAGGTCGGCGACGGCCTGGACGTCGCTGTGGACGTAGGTGATCACCCGCAGCCCGATCTGGTCGGTGATCTGGCGGAGCGGGTCGGCGAAGACCTGCCGGCCGTCGACGGTGCGAGCCGCCTTGGCCGCGAACGACGCGACCGACTTCGCGCGGGAGGTCACGGTGAGGTAGTTGATGCCCGCGTCGTCGAGGATCGAGGTCACCAGCAGTACGTACTGCTCGGCTGCCTCTTGCAGGGTGGGCTGCATCGCGGCGTACTCACGGACCGCGGCCGCGGTGTCGTGGATCGTCGCGCCGGCCTTTCCGCGGGGTGTCGGGCGGAGGTCGTCGGGCAGCGTCGGGGTGACGATGTAGCCAGTGGCGAAGTCTCCGTACGTCGTCGTGCGGTCGGGCGCGCGGGTCGCGAACAGGGCGATGTAGGCGCACAGCACCGCGTCGACCTGGTCCTCGACCACGCGCAGCTCGCTCTTGCGTACGGCGCTCTCGGCGGCCGTGCGCAGGGCGTGCCACGACGGGTTGTCGAGCAGCAGCGGCGGGTCGGCGCTCGTGAGGCCCTCGAGCAGCCCGAGCAACATGAGCAGTTCGGCGCGGAGCTGGTCGACGTCACGACCTGACTTGTGCTTGTACTTCAGCGTCCGGCCCAGGCGGAAGAGGGCCACCGTCGCGGGATGGGGGTAGACCTCGATCGCTCGGCGTCGCCGGTTGGACCGGGGGTTCATGTCGAGGCCGAGCCGAGCCGCGATCCGGGCGCCGCGCGGCTGCTCGCGGAACTCCGGCTTGCTGGTGTTGGAGGGGTGCGCGCCGGCGTCGAAGCGGGCGAAGTCCTTGTTGAGCGCGGCCTCGGCCGGACGGTTTCCGCTCGGGTTGGTGACGATCAGCGGGGCATCGATCGCGACGAGACAGTCGTTGTCGACGTAGGGCTCCAGGGCGGCGACGATCTCGTCGTCGGTCTTGACGGCAGCGACGTGCACGAGGCGGCCCTCCTCGTCCAGGACGGCCAGGCCGGTGGGCCTGCGCACGCCCCAGGCGAGGTCGACTCCGAGGAAGTACATGGGCCCAGACTGCCCTGTCGGCGACGATTTGTGGCAACTCCACGCGGTCGGGTGAGCTTCGCTGGTCGAGCCGGATTCGTGAGGAACGAACGAATCCGTGTCGAGACCAACACAGTCCCTTGGCCGCTCGATAGGACCGTGTTGGTGTCGACACCGATCGCGAGCGCTCGCGGCTCAACCAGCGGCGCGAGTCGCCTGCACGATCGTGATCGGGCCGAACCGGTGGTCGATGTGGTCGACCTCGTGGGCGTCGGCGAACCCGGCCTCGATCAGGAGGTCGACGATCCCCGCCACCGGTGGTCGAGCCTGTCGAGACCTCCCGTGCCGGTGGCCGTGCTCGTGCTCGTGACCCGGCCCATGATCCGGCGCCCCGAAGTCGACGATGGTCACGCGCCCGCCGGGCTTGAGAATCCGATGCGCCTCGCGTCCGAACCCTTGACGCCCGGCGTCGTCGACGTGGTGCAGCGCGAGCGAGGAGACGATGTGGTCGACGCTGCCGTCCTCGGGGAGCAGCCGGTCGGCGTACCCCTGCACCAGCGAGAGACGTACGCCCCGCCGACTCGCCTTCCGAGCGGCCATCCGCAGCGCGCTCGCGTCGGGATCGTGCCCGGTGACGACGGCATCCGGAACGGCGCGCAGCACGGTGAAGGCGAGGTTGCCGGTGCCGCAGCCGACGTCTAGCACCGTTTGTCCGGACGAGATGCCGGCGAGCTCGACCGTCCGCTCGTGGAGCGGGCGCACGCGGGCGAACCGGGTGAAGAGGTCGTAGAGGGGGAGGAGCCAGGTGCGGCCCATGCCGGGGAGGAAGGGACGGTCCTGTTCGCCCTCGGCGCGGCCGTCGATGATCTGTATGGTGGTCATGTCCCTACCATGGGACATTCTGCGGATCATAGGTGGGAGGGAAGTCGGTAGCCATGGGACGTTCTTCGGATTCAGCTCTGCCTCGGGTGCGTTCTGTGCGTGCGGTGCGGGCTGACGGCACCCCGATCTACCGCTGGGAGCAGAGCCCCGGCGTGCCTGCCGTCCGGGTCGTACCCTTCGACCCCGACTGCGACAGCCAGCACCTGCCTCCCGGCAACCGGCACGCCCACGACTTCTGGATCCTGGCCTACGTCGAGCGCGGTGGAGGCACCGTCGACCTCGACGGCGAGCAGGTGGCGCTGCACGACGGCGAGGTCCACGCGGTGGCTCCCGGCGAGGTCGTGGCCGCCGAGTCGCTCGCCGAGCTCACCCACGCGCGGGCCTGGTCGGTGGCCTTCACCCCCGACGCCATCCCCTCCCTCGCCTCCATCTCCCCGCTCACCTGGGCCCACCATCCGCTGCTGGCCCTCTTCGCCGCCGACGGCCGCCGCGCCGTGGTCCCCGAAGCCGAACGCCCGCGCTGGCACGCCTGGCTCACCGACCTCACCGAAGAGCTGCGCGACCCCGGCCGCCTCGGCGCCCACGACGCCATCACCGCGAGCCTCACCAACCTCCTCGTCGCCTCCGCCCGCCTGGCCCCGAGTGCCCCCATCGCCCCGGACCCACTGGTCACCCGCGTCTTCGACGAGATCGAGCGGACGTACGCCACCAAGGTCTCCGCCGGCGACCTGGCCCGCACCCTGGGCTACACCCCCGGCCACCTCACCACCGTCATCCGCCAACGCACCGGCCGTACGCTCCTCGACTGGCTCACCGAGCGCCGCCTCACCGAAGCCCGCCGCCTCCTCCGCGAAACCGACCTCCCGCTCTCGGTCATCTCCACCCGCACCGGCCTCACCGACCCCGGCTACCTCGTACGCCGCTTCAAGGCCCGCTACGGCACCACTCCCGACCGCTGGCGCCGGGAAGCGTGACTTCCGGTGGTCGAGCTTGTCGAGACCACCCGCGAAATGACCTAAGAGCCGTCCTCGTTCGCCGCGGCCGCCCGCACTTCCTCGTAAGTGGGAACCGTCAGTCCGGGAACGATCGAGGCCACTTCCAGAGAGCTGCGGATCGTGTTCTCGGCGTTCTCCACCGTCGACGGGGGAAACTTGGCGAGGACATCGGGGTGCTCCGCGACTCGGTAAACGACTCGTTGTAGCAACACCAGATCGCTCACCAGATCTTCGGCGCGCTTGCGGGCATCGACGTCGGATCCGGCACCGGGACCGGCGCCCGCACCTACGTCCGACCCCCGCGCCTGGCGATAGGCACCCAGGGCTACGACATGTTCCCCGACCTGTAGATAGGCATCGGCGAGATCTTGAACAGCCTCCGCGATGCGCGCTTCCCGAATCTCGTCGTCAGACACGCGTCAAACCCTAGACCGCTGTACGTCCCCAGGACCTCGCCTCCTCGGATCAGATATTGCGTCGCTAGGCCTCAGCCGACGGAGCGAAGTATTCGCCGAGCATCTCGGTGACCCAGGCCGGCTGGTGAGCTTCGCCCCGCGGGCCGAACTCGGCGAACCACGGCTTGACGTCGAGGACGGGGGTGCCGGCCACGGCATCGAGGTCTTCGACGTGGAGATCGAGTTCGTCGACCTTGATCAGCTTGCAGCGGGAGATGCCGAGCCAGTTGCGGCGGCGCATGTTGCGGTGGCCGATGTTGCCCACCTCAGGCCAGGCCGGATTGTCGCGGGCGCGACGCAGGCCGAGGTTGAGGTCGCTCTGGTCGGTGAGGTGAAAGAAGAAGACCACTTCGAGGTGGGAGAACTCCTCCAGACCCTGGGTCGATTCGACCGGGTACAGGTCGGGATCGAGGCGAATGATCGCCTGGGTGCCGCCCCAGTAGTCGTCGGTGGGTTCGGTCCGGCCGCCGACGACCTGGGCGATCGGGGTCATGGCGATAGGTTCCACGGATGCTCCTTGGCGGCGGGGTTCGGGTCAGGCTGCGTAGTCAGAAGCGGTCGTCTTGGCTCAACGCGTCGAGTATCTGGTCACCGACCCCTGGCGCTGCCGCGATCGTGGCGGTCGAGGTCAGGTCGTGGTCGTGGCCGTCGAGGTCAGTGACTCGTGCGCCGGCCTCGCGGGCGATGAGTACGCCTGCGGCGGTGTCCCAGGGTTTGTTGGAGAGCATCACCGAGGCGTCGAGCTTGCCGGCGGCGACCCAGGCGAGATCGATGGCGGCACTGCCGAGCATGCGAACTCGTTGGGCGCGTGCAGCGAGGACGGCCGTGATGCGAAGGCGGGTCTCGTTACGAGCCGTAGCCTCCGGACCGGTGGCGTAATCGCCCATCGCGATCATGGCCGATCGAAGCTGGGTACAGGCGCTCGCCCTGATGGGGTCTCCGCCTCGAGTTGCGCCTTGTCCGCGCACAGCGGCATACCGAACGCCTTCGGCTTCGACCGCGATGAGGCCGATGACCGGTTCGCCGTGGTCGAGGAGGGCGAGGCTGACCGCGGTCAGTGGGACACCGTGAGTGAAGTTGGCGGTGCCATCGATCGGGTCGAGAACCCAGGCGAGCCCGTCTGTGCTGCCGCCGGTCTCCTCGCCTAGGAACCCAGCCTGCGGGGTAGCGCGATGAAGACTGTCGCGCATGGTTCGTTCGATGGCCAGGTCGGTTTCGGTCACAGGGTCGCGGTCACCCTTGAACGCGACGGCGTGATCCCGATTAGCCCGCAGGATCCCGTCGGCCAGGTCGACTGCTTCGTGCGCGGCGGTGAGGTACTTGTCCAGGTCAGACATCACGCGGTGACCTCGCTTCCTCGTGCCCAGATGTCGTCGAAGATCTGGCGGTAGGTGGAGTAGAGCGACGGCGCGCCGATCAGGTGCTGCATCACAAAGGTCGGGCTGTCGAGCCCGCGGCCGCGAGGCAGGTAGGGCTGCACGATCCCCAGGTTGCCGTCGATGAGCATCACCTGGAAGCGGATGGTCTCGTCATAGAGCCGGACTTGGACGCGATCTGCGGCGTCGGACGACAGGCTTGCTCGGTGCTTGGCGATGACCTGGAGGTTCACCCGAGTCCACTCCGAGAGGTGTCCCTCGGCATGGCCCTCCTCGGTGTTGCGGACCCGGATCGCCTCACCGTCGGGATCCAGGAACAACAGACGTACGCGGGCACGACCGAGCAGGTCGGCAAGGTCGCCGTCGGAGTACTGCTGACACAGCAGGTTGTGGGAGAGCCCCAGCCCGTCGACTTCTGTGGCTGCGTCGAAGAGGCGACTTGTGGAGAACTCACGAAGGAACGCAGGCCGGTTCTGGAAGACATGGGTAACTCCAGCCAGGTCTCCCACGGTCGCCGGTGTCGGGCGGTCGCTGCGTTCGCGCACCAGCGGCATCCCCGGTTCCCAGGTGTGGGTGAGCTCGGCGACCTCCCAGCCCGGGAACATGCTGGCCAAAACCCTGCGATGGCCGGGGTGGGGACGAGTGCCGAGGTCACCGTTGAGCCAGCGGTAGAACGTCGCGCGGCTGGGAGCCTTCATCTCCGGAGAGGCGGTCCGAGCGTGGCGGTTGTAGTCACGTACGAAGACCGCGTACTGCGCGCTATGAGTCCGCTCCAGCAGCGCCTTGAGCACCGTCGTCGGCTGAGCATCCTGCGTGGGGCGAGCTGCCTTCGTGGGCATGACGAGACTCCATGAGACCAGAACCGGACCAATATGAGACAAGGTGAGACTAGCACGAGACAAAGTCGCGCTTAGCGTGAAGACATGACCAATGGCCACGATGTTCTGGGCGACCCGCGATGAGGGCAGCCGAGGGGGCAAGCATCCAGCGCGGAGAGATGGTCGCTCGCCGAGTAGGACGCCCTCGTGTGCTGCGTCAGGCCGCGGGCGGGCGATTGTCGCGGATGGAGCCGCGTGAGGAGATTCTTGACATCGCAGCGGGCCTGTTCGTGGACCGGGGGTTCGCCGCGACCTCGACCAGAGACATCGCGGAGGCGGTGGGGATCCGGCAAGCGTCGCTCTACTTCCACTTCGCCAACAAAGAAGAGATCTTGGGCGAGCTGCTCCAGCGATCAATCCGGCCCACGCTCGACAGGATCGAGAAAATCGAGAGCCTGGCTGCTGAGGCCGGCGCGGGTCCGGACGTGCTGCTACACGTGTTGGTCGTGCTGGACGTGCGTACCCTCGCCGCGGCGCCGCGCAACGCAGGCGTGCTGAGCCGCCTTCCGGAGGTGCAGCGCAAGGATGTCTTCGAACCGTTCGGCTCCGCGCGTAACGAGCTCCGAGATGCGTACGCGCGGCTCGGAACGCAGATCACCGCCGGCCATGCAGCAGCGATGACTCCCGACCGCGACCTCCTAGGCACGCTGCTGCTCCAGTTGGTTGAGGTCGTCATTGGCATGCGCTCTCACGGTCACCGGATCACGCCGGCCGTAGAGGCGATTGTCGCCGCGTCATGTCTCCGGGTCTGTTTGGCTGACCAAGCGCGTATCGATGAGGCGGCTGACCGAGCGTCGGACCTGATTGGGTCTTTGGAGGCCTGATCCCAAGAAATGGTTGCTCGCCCATGACCAAGGTGGGTCGGCGGCCGCAAGCAGGTCCGTGAGACGCTGGGCGGAATGGAGCGTGCGAGCGAGCAGGGTGTTGAAAAGCCAGTGGTTCTCGTTACGGTCAGCGCGGTGCGGGTGTCGCTTCGAATAGACGCGGCTGTCCCGGATCCCATTCTGGTCGGTACAGGGCAGCACCTGGGCCGATTCCATCGGTACGTCTCCACCCAAGAACATCGATATCATGCGACGCCTCACCGCCGAAGAGGACAGCGACTCGCTGCACCATAGGCAACTCTCCGCTGATTACCACTTGGCCAAGAGTGTCGACGACATCGTTGGTGGCCCAGTGCTCCTCTCGGGCGTCGAGGGCCTCGAACTTGGCGATCACCTCGACTATGAAGTCGAGGTCGTACGTTGCGACGTAAACACCATCAGGGCCCATGGCCCCTGCCACCCTTTTCATCGTTCCGCCCCATTGGGCTGCCTCGATGACGACGTCGTACGGAGACCGTTCAAATCCGAGGTCTACCACCTGTGGCACAGGCTCGTCCCACGGAGTTGTCGCCATCAAGCTCTCCGCGATCTCGGCCTCCTGAGCGCTTTCGACCGCTGTCGACATGTTTCCTCCGGCCCAGGGGAGGGTGCTCAAGAGCCACGGTCCAAGACTGGGAGTGAGTGTGACGGTGCCGCTAAACGTCTTGACCTCCTCGGTGAGCACCTCGGCAAGCCCGCCCTCAGGGCTAGCGAAGATGGCGTCCTCACTCACCAGAACGACATCACAGCCTTCTTGCGCAAGCTCCCTCACGTCGGCCCAGATCAACGAGTCGCGATAACCCCGGCCCTTGTTGTCGAAAGGAGGGGTTCGCGACACGGCACGCTTGACGAGGTCCTCGTGTGTGACCTCTGGCCACTCCAACACCGTGAATCCGAGTCTTGTGTCGAACCGCTTCAGTAGGTGCGCGCGATACTGGTCGGGCGTCATCGGCCCGACGATCTCGATACCGAGTCGACCCTTGTCTCGGTCGGAGATCTCGGGTCGGGTTAGGGCCTCCTGTACGGTCCTGGCGTAGTTAGCAACCGTCTCCTCAAGGACGACCGCTGGTATGTAGACCTTCACCCACGTGGGATCCTCGGCGTGCTCAAGCAGCCGATATCGAAGCCCGAGGCACATGAAGTCCTTCGCCAACTCATTCGCGTCGAGCACCAGTGACTTCACCGGCCAGACGCTACTGCGTCCTAGGCCGGACTGCAGGGAATTGGTACCGCAGGACCCGAACGAGGCCCGCGGAGTTTGTACAACGAGTCCTGAGGATCATCCTCGCTCCGACACGGTCGTCGCGATCGTCTCAGCAATATCGTCGGGAGATTCGTGCTCCCAGAATCTCAGGACCGTCCAGCCACGCTGGGTGAGCACCATCGTCGTTTCCCCGTCGCGTGCCATGTTGTGCTGGATCTTGCGTTCCCAGAACTCGCGGTTCGCCCGGGGCATGGTGAAGTGGGTTGGGCACCCGTGCCAGAAGCATCCGTCGATGAATACCGCGACCTTGATCCTCGTGAACACGATGTCGGCCGTGCGTCGGAGATCGCCTTCCGGGCGTGCATTGACGCGGTACCTCAGACCGTTGGCGTGGATGAGCCGCCGCACCGCCATCTCGGGCTTGGTGTCACGCCCGCGGTTGCCCTGCATGGTCCGGCGTGCAGCCTCACTGGATGCCCAGGATCGGTCCACGAGCGTAACGCTACGACGTGACTGACACTCGGGACGAAAGGGGACGCAAAAGACCCACAACCCCAATTTTCGGGATGCGCGCGTCCTTATCGTCGTAGGCTGGCCAGACGTGACCGAGAGTGCCCGAGCGACGCTGCGCGCCCGGGACGCAGCTCAAAACGAACTTCGAATGGAGCCGGCCCCGTTGGACTACGAGATCGCGGCACCCGAACCCGCGGGCTTGGTTGCATCCCTCGGGGCCCTCGGTTACTCACTCTCGGACGCGGTCGCGGACCTGGTGGACAACTCGATCTCTGCAGCGGCATCCAGACTGGACGTCGACTTCACCTGGGCCGGGACCGACTCATGGATCGCAGTCTCCGATGACGGTCATGGGATGTCTGCTGATGAGCTCGTGACCGCGATGACCGTGGCCGCGAGGTGGTCGGCTGACCGTGCGACGCGAGACCTCGGTCGTTTCGGCATGGGTCTGAAGTCTGCCTCGTTCTCCCAGAGCGGTCTGTTTACCGTTGTAAGCAGGCGGGCCGACACCGACTGGCAGGTACGCACCTGGGATCGAAGACTGATCGAGGTGACGGGAGAGTGGCGACTGCTTCACTACTGTCCCCCGTCGGCGGTGCCGATTGTCGAGCGCCTTCTCGAGCACTTGGACTACGGCACGGTCGTAGTGTGGCAGCGGCTCCGTGGATACGAGGATGTCGACGCGGAGAACAGACGGGCCCAGATCTCGTTCCACGACGGCGCTGACCGAGTTGCGCGTCATCTCGGCGTGACCTTCGCCCGCTACGTCGAGGACAGTCGGCTGACGCTGTCAGTCAACGGGGAAGCCGTAACCCCGTGGGATCCATTCCTCCTCGAACATCCGTCCACGATCAGCCAGCCACCTGAGGAACTGCCACTTGCAGGGCACCTCGTGGGGATTCGGCCATACGTCCTGCCCTCTCTCCACCGACTCGCGGAAGCCGAGGCGGCAAAGGCCGGCGGCGTCAGGGGCTGGCAACGACAACAGGGCTTTTACGTGTACCGCCGCGACCGCCTGATCTCAGCCGGCAGCTGGCTCGGTCTGCGCGGCCTTCGGACCGAGGAGCGGTTCAACTTGGCCCGGATCGCGATCGACATCCCCGCAGAGACCGACGCGATGTGGCAGGTGGATGTGCGCAAAGCATCAGTCACGGCCCCCGTCCTCCTGCGTCCATCCCTCCTACGGATCGCCACCAACGCCAGGAAAGCTGCGGCAGAGAGCGTCCGGTTCCGGGGGCAACTTGCGAGCCGTGAACACGACACGGGGCTCCATTTCGCCTGGAACATCAAGCGCAAGGCCGGAACTATCTCGTGCTCGATCAACAGGAACCACCCGGTCATCCGCGCGCTCCTAGACGAGTTCAAGGACGACCCGGCCCAGATCAAGGCCGTCCTGCGACTGCTTGAGGAGACGGTCCCCATCGCCGGCCTCCGGGCACTCCACGAGACGGACACCGCAGACGACCCGCAGCCTTTTCACACGATCGACGCCACCAACGACTCAGACGCAGTCGCCCAACAGATCCTGGCGCTCATGATCGCCAGTGGTCGCTCTCGATCCGATGCCCTTGGCGTCCTCCGTCAGATGCAGCCGTTCGACCAGATCGACGGATTCTGGACCGAGGATGTCCCCGACCCAAGCCCCTCCGATTGTCCCGTGCCCAAGTGAGGAGCCGGAATCCCGTATGTCCGAAGCAGACGAGGCGCTGCGCGCCGTAGTGACGCTCGCCGTCCAGCTCCTGCCCCAGCAGCAGCATCCCACCGCCGACCAACTCGACAAGGTGCTTGCGGTCGCGCTGGAGATGGCCCCCAGACTGGGGCACGACGGGGTTGATCGCGACGAGGCGCGACGCTGGCTTGAGTCCAGAGTGAGCGTGACCCAGGACGACTCGGTCGGCATGGTGAGCGACAAGGATCACCTGGAGTGGCTTCGTGCGGCGAAGGAACAGCGGGAGTGGCCGTTCTGGGAACGATACGAGCGCTACCTGCTGAACGTGAAGGGCCGCTCGATCCCGGTGGTCAACACCCTGGGTCGCTCCACCGACGCCGTTTTCGGCGAACTCGAGGACCCCCTGCGGCCTGGCAAGTGGCAGCGGCGTGGCCTGGTGCTCGGCCAGGTCCAGTCGGGCAAGACCGGACACTTCGTCGGACTCGCCGCCAAGGCTGCCGACGCCGGATACAGGCTCATCATCGTCCTCGCGGGCATGCTCGATGACCTCAGAGCGCAGACCCAGGCTCGCCTCGACGAGGACCTTCTCGGGTTCGACACCCAGTACCAGCTCCGGTCCGCTGAGTCCCGTAGCACGATCGGAGTGGGTACCCTGGTTGGCTCCAAGCGTCTGCCGATCGCCTCGCTCACCACCAGTGCGCAGAGCGGCGACTTCAAGAAGAGCGCCGCCTCGCGGGCGAACATTCCGATCGGTGAGTCGCCGGTCATCCTGGTGATCAAGAAGCATCCGCGGATCATCGACTATGTCCGCACGTGGATGACCGAGGTGAACGGCACCGAAGACCCGGAGACCGGCGAGCGGATCGTAAAGGGCGTGCCGCTGTTCCTCATCGACGACGAGGCGGACAACGCGTCGATCAACCTGAACGACACAGGGGAGGACCCGAGCAAGATCAACGGTGCGATCCGAAACCTCCTCGCCGCCTTCGAGCGCTCGTCATATGTCGGGTACACGGCCACGCCGTTCGCCAACATCTACATCGACCCTGACGCTGACCACGCCAAGTTCGGGGCCGATCTGTTTCCTGCCAGCTTTATCCACTCGCTACGGGCACCGTCCAACTATCTCGGGCCTGAGCGGCTCTTCGGCCTGTCCTCGAGCTCTGAGGACGATGAGGACGAGGTCAAGCCCCTTCCCCTAGTCCGCCATGTCGACGACGCACAGAGCTGGGTGCCGCCGAAGCACCGCTCGACCTTCACGATCACCGAGGGCATGCCGTCGAGCCTGGAGACCGCGATCAACGGCTTCGTGCTCGTGTGCGCCGCTCGCCGCGCCCGCGGGCAGGTGGCCGTCCACAACTCGATGCTCGTGCACGTCACACGCTTCACCAATGTGCAGCAACAGGTCTCGGACCAAGTCGACGAGTACCTGTACGTCCTGCGACAGGAGCTCGCAGAGAGGTTCGGTGGACGCGTGGCTGTCCGGGAGGCCGAATTGCAGGCGCTCTGGGAGAAGGATTTCGAATCGACGACGGGCCAGTTCCCGGCGGACGAGGCCCAGCGACTGCCCTGGCACGAGGTCCGTGACCACATCCTCCCTGCCCTGAAGCGTATCCACGTCAAGCAGGTCAATGGGGCCGCCAAGGAC
Coding sequences within:
- a CDS encoding Z1 domain-containing protein; this encodes MSEADEALRAVVTLAVQLLPQQQHPTADQLDKVLAVALEMAPRLGHDGVDRDEARRWLESRVSVTQDDSVGMVSDKDHLEWLRAAKEQREWPFWERYERYLLNVKGRSIPVVNTLGRSTDAVFGELEDPLRPGKWQRRGLVLGQVQSGKTGHFVGLAAKAADAGYRLIIVLAGMLDDLRAQTQARLDEDLLGFDTQYQLRSAESRSTIGVGTLVGSKRLPIASLTTSAQSGDFKKSAASRANIPIGESPVILVIKKHPRIIDYVRTWMTEVNGTEDPETGERIVKGVPLFLIDDEADNASINLNDTGEDPSKINGAIRNLLAAFERSSYVGYTATPFANIYIDPDADHAKFGADLFPASFIHSLRAPSNYLGPERLFGLSSSSEDDEDEVKPLPLVRHVDDAQSWVPPKHRSTFTITEGMPSSLETAINGFVLVCAARRARGQVAVHNSMLVHVTRFTNVQQQVSDQVDEYLYVLRQELAERFGGRVAVREAELQALWEKDFESTTGQFPADEAQRLPWHEVRDHILPALKRIHVKQVNGAAKDVLDYYENRADGLSVIAVGGQKLSRGLTLEGLSVSYYLRFSNTYDTLLQMGRWFGYRPGYEDLCRLWMTPQLEAAYREITRATDELRRDIEEMSVLGMTPENYGLKVQTSSMGLSVTAANKSRQGTRVRVSYQGELAETTIFPLRGGVPRSNFESLEAFVKELDGAHIADSNTTAGVTWRGVSAEEVAAGFFDRYRTAREATRVKPDLIAKYIRSRAARGELGDWTVRLVSQQNGTDPIDIVTRQVAVVTRRRLEDDPLTKDSTRKTIKRILSPAHEAIDLTERQRELALEFTKKAAEGKVGRNGQPLDPKIPTGAPLRQRRNPDQALLLIYPIDRPEGIGLDDVPFLVGFAASFPRSSYDEGVEYMVNSTWLDDDDDLFDQEEPEA